One Nostoc sp. UHCC 0302 DNA window includes the following coding sequences:
- a CDS encoding response regulator has protein sequence MQPPLALAGLNILVVEDDDDIRFFITTVLEVDGATVMAVASAAAAKKVLPELQPDVLICDIGLPDEDGYSLIRKIRALKSDMGGGVLAIALTAYGDSENRIRALEAGFHTHVSKPVAPEELVEIVASLVASCNW, from the coding sequence ATGCAACCTCCTCTGGCTCTTGCAGGCTTAAATATTCTCGTAGTTGAGGATGATGATGATATTCGCTTTTTCATTACTACGGTATTGGAAGTAGATGGAGCTACAGTCATGGCAGTAGCATCGGCAGCAGCAGCCAAGAAAGTATTACCTGAATTGCAACCCGATGTCTTGATTTGTGATATTGGTTTGCCTGACGAAGATGGCTACAGCTTAATCCGCAAAATTCGTGCGCTCAAATCAGATATGGGTGGAGGAGTCTTAGCTATTGCTTTAACGGCCTATGGAGATAGTGAGAATCGTATCCGCGCTTTGGAAGCTGGTTTTCATACTCATGTATCTAAACCAGTTGCTCCAGAAGAACTAGTTGAAATCGTTGCTAGTTTAGTAGCTTCTTGCAATTGGTAA
- a CDS encoding ABC transporter ATP-binding protein has product MQAIQRVLGSLSNYRWISLGALVSLLLLTVANAVTPQLFRWGIDRGIVKQDLQIVLYSAGWMVAAAIARGVFNFGQSYWAEAASQGVAYDLRNKIFSKIQNLSFSYHDQSQTSQLLTRVTSDIEQIRTFIGTSLIQVIGAVVTLMSIAVILLLMNWQLALITLTVVPIAGWLMAQFVSKNNRLFRQVQDQLSNLNAVLQENLFGIRVVKAFVRESTERSRYTSLNDGLVKANMKTISAIRNTFPFIFLLSNLVTVVVFGYGGAQVIGGRFSIGELVAFNSYLALILQPILLIGFAAPAIAQAAASAERVYEVVDAKVEIRDRPNAIPFQTCGGRITFENVSFRYPGATTEALKEVSFETRPNELIAVLGMTGSGKSTIMNLLPRFYDVTNGAIRIDGRDVRDFTLKSLRSHIGIVFQETTLFSGTIRENIAYAKPDASLEEVIEVAKTAQIQDFIFQLPDGYETIVGERGIGLSGGQKQRIAIARTLLTDYSILILDDSTSAVDAKTAAQIQAALDGMMRRKACTTFVVAQRISTVKNADRIFLIDKGRLAAQGTHEELMQTSPLYGAILESQVKQKEKK; this is encoded by the coding sequence ATGCAGGCAATCCAGCGTGTACTGGGAAGTTTGAGCAATTACCGATGGATTTCGCTGGGAGCATTGGTCAGCCTATTGCTTTTGACAGTCGCCAATGCGGTTACTCCTCAATTATTTCGGTGGGGAATTGATCGCGGCATTGTCAAACAAGATTTACAAATAGTACTTTACAGCGCGGGCTGGATGGTAGCTGCGGCGATCGCTCGCGGTGTATTTAACTTTGGCCAAAGCTATTGGGCAGAAGCAGCCTCTCAAGGTGTCGCCTATGACCTGCGAAACAAGATTTTTAGCAAGATTCAAAATCTCAGTTTCAGCTATCACGACCAGTCACAGACATCGCAATTGCTAACCCGCGTCACCAGTGATATTGAGCAAATCCGTACATTTATCGGCACTAGCTTGATTCAGGTGATTGGTGCAGTTGTGACTTTGATGAGTATTGCAGTAATTTTACTGCTAATGAACTGGCAACTAGCGCTGATTACACTAACGGTAGTGCCGATAGCTGGATGGTTAATGGCGCAATTTGTTAGCAAAAATAACAGACTGTTCCGGCAAGTACAAGATCAACTAAGTAACCTCAATGCTGTCTTGCAAGAGAACTTATTCGGGATAAGGGTAGTAAAAGCCTTCGTGCGCGAGTCAACCGAAAGGTCACGTTACACGAGCCTGAATGATGGGCTAGTCAAAGCAAACATGAAGACTATTAGCGCCATCCGCAACACCTTCCCGTTTATATTTTTGCTAAGTAATTTGGTGACAGTAGTAGTTTTCGGCTATGGGGGAGCGCAAGTAATTGGGGGTAGGTTCTCGATTGGCGAACTAGTAGCGTTTAACTCTTACCTAGCGTTAATTTTACAACCAATTTTGTTGATTGGATTTGCTGCACCCGCGATCGCTCAAGCCGCCGCCTCTGCCGAACGGGTATACGAAGTGGTAGATGCCAAGGTAGAAATTCGCGATCGCCCTAATGCCATCCCCTTTCAAACTTGTGGTGGTAGAATCACTTTTGAGAATGTCTCCTTCCGCTATCCGGGAGCGACAACCGAAGCCCTTAAAGAAGTTTCCTTTGAAACAAGACCTAACGAACTAATCGCCGTTCTGGGGATGACAGGTTCCGGGAAAAGCACAATTATGAACTTGCTACCCCGCTTTTACGATGTTACGAATGGAGCGATTCGGATTGATGGGCGAGATGTGCGGGATTTTACACTCAAAAGTTTAAGGTCTCATATTGGCATTGTATTCCAAGAAACCACACTGTTCTCCGGCACTATCCGGGAAAATATCGCCTATGCAAAGCCCGATGCCTCACTGGAGGAAGTGATTGAAGTTGCGAAAACCGCACAAATTCAAGATTTCATCTTCCAACTACCCGATGGTTATGAGACGATTGTAGGTGAACGTGGTATTGGCTTGTCTGGTGGACAAAAGCAACGGATTGCGATCGCCCGTACCTTACTCACCGATTACAGTATTCTGATTTTAGATGACAGTACCTCTGCTGTGGATGCCAAAACTGCTGCCCAGATTCAAGCCGCGTTGGATGGCATGATGCGCCGAAAAGCTTGTACAACTTTTGTTGTGGCTCAACGCATTAGTACCGTCAAAAATGCTGATCGGATTTTTCTCATCGATAAAGGACGATTGGCAGCACAAGGTACTCATGAGGAATTGATGCAAACAAGCCCGCTTTATGGTGCAATTTTGGAATCTCAGGTGAAGCAGAAGGAGAAAAAATAA
- a CDS encoding ABC transporter ATP-binding protein yields the protein MRGTSPVVASEEKTSQQLSTLQRFLQYLRPYRKEIPFVFTIVLIGAATQAIGPFIIGWSVDRLIAQGNLQGLLLVLGLLGLNYGLGVWAFRIQILRVGWIMQRLLGQLRQDIFNKIQSLPISFFDRSEAGDLMSRLLNDVSTVNQAFGQTVSQMLGNIFGLVGIIIAMLSINLQLGLLSNLAVPLMIFTTSLFARWARARFRVTRQTIGELSAKLEEDIGSVREAQAFNRVQMNIQEFDILNAANRDANVEAVAITAAFLPSIDFLNTLATAAVLAYGGYLAVTGAATVGVVTSFLLYVQQFFRPIQILSQFYTQAQSAFAGLERIFLLLDEPSQLNDAPDAIEMPPIQGEVRFENVKFGYNPNQLVLKGVNLHAYPGQMVALVGQTGSGKSTIINLILRFYDVSSGAVKIDGIDVRSVTQASLRRQIGIVLQDNILFSGTVAENIAFGVPYATQADIEAAAHLANVHEFITSLPQGYTTQLGERGAPLSQGQRQLISIARAVLINPRILILDEATSSIDTRTEALVQTAIARLLQGRTSFVIAHRLSTVTQADQVLVVQQGEIVEQGSHAELISQQGVYANLYALQLGATTTSV from the coding sequence ATGAGAGGTACAAGTCCAGTTGTTGCATCCGAGGAAAAAACGAGTCAACAACTCTCCACCCTGCAACGCTTTTTACAATACTTGCGACCCTATCGCAAAGAAATTCCGTTCGTCTTCACAATAGTATTGATTGGTGCTGCAACTCAAGCAATTGGGCCATTTATAATCGGCTGGTCTGTTGATCGCTTGATTGCACAAGGAAATTTACAGGGACTGCTGCTTGTATTAGGATTACTGGGGCTGAACTACGGACTTGGTGTTTGGGCATTTCGGATTCAAATTCTGCGAGTTGGCTGGATTATGCAGCGGTTGCTAGGTCAACTGCGGCAAGATATTTTTAATAAAATCCAGAGTTTGCCAATCAGCTTTTTTGATCGCAGCGAAGCAGGCGATTTAATGAGCCGCCTGCTGAATGATGTTAGTACTGTGAATCAGGCGTTTGGGCAAACGGTTTCTCAAATGCTAGGTAACATATTCGGTTTGGTCGGCATTATCATTGCTATGCTCTCGATCAATCTGCAACTCGGCTTGTTAAGCAACCTAGCTGTGCCACTGATGATTTTTACCACAAGCTTGTTCGCGCGTTGGGCAAGAGCTAGATTTCGCGTCACCCGACAGACGATTGGGGAACTTTCCGCCAAATTAGAAGAAGATATTGGCAGTGTGCGAGAAGCACAGGCATTTAATCGTGTACAGATGAATATCCAAGAATTCGACATTTTGAACGCCGCCAATCGCGATGCAAACGTCGAAGCCGTGGCAATTACCGCTGCATTTTTGCCATCTATCGATTTTCTCAACACTCTGGCTACCGCAGCTGTACTAGCCTATGGTGGCTATCTAGCTGTCACAGGAGCAGCAACAGTAGGTGTAGTAACCTCCTTTTTACTCTACGTTCAGCAATTCTTCCGCCCAATCCAAATTCTCAGCCAGTTTTACACCCAAGCTCAGTCTGCTTTTGCCGGATTAGAGCGGATCTTCTTGCTATTGGATGAACCGTCGCAGCTCAATGATGCACCTGATGCAATTGAAATGCCGCCTATTCAAGGTGAAGTCAGATTTGAGAACGTTAAGTTTGGCTATAACCCAAATCAACTGGTTCTCAAAGGAGTGAATTTGCACGCATATCCGGGACAGATGGTTGCGTTAGTTGGGCAGACCGGTTCGGGAAAAAGTACAATTATTAACTTGATTTTGCGCTTCTATGATGTCTCTAGTGGTGCAGTCAAAATTGATGGCATTGATGTGCGTAGTGTCACTCAAGCAAGTCTGCGGCGTCAGATTGGCATTGTCCTGCAAGATAATATTCTGTTTAGCGGTACTGTCGCCGAAAATATTGCCTTTGGCGTGCCATATGCCACCCAAGCCGATATCGAAGCAGCTGCTCATTTAGCAAATGTGCATGAGTTCATCACCTCGCTGCCACAGGGTTATACAACTCAATTGGGGGAACGCGGTGCGCCCCTCAGTCAGGGACAGCGACAACTGATCAGCATTGCCCGTGCAGTGTTGATTAATCCTCGAATTCTGATTCTTGATGAAGCGACCAGTAGTATTGATACTCGCACAGAAGCGCTGGTACAAACTGCGATCGCCCGCTTATTGCAAGGACGTACCAGCTTTGTGATTGCCCACCGTCTCAGCACGGTTACTCAGGCAGATCAAGTGTTAGTGGTTCAGCAAGGAGAAATTGTCGAGCAAGGCAGCCACGCAGAACTCATCAGTCAACAAGGTGTCTACGCAAACCTATATGCTCTCCAACTAGGTGCAACAACCACCAGTGTGTAA
- a CDS encoding methylated-DNA--[protein]-cysteine S-methyltransferase — protein MTNINPIKELSVYSSEDYERIAQAIAFMRENHLSQPDLATVAQYVHLGEYHFQRLFTRWAGISPKRFLQYLTVEYAKSKIAQTKSLLDLTLDVGLSSPGRLHDLFVNLEAMSPGEFKSGGVGLQIYYGIHDTTFGKSLIATTSRGICNLHFLDVMNAENAEQILHQEWTKADIVRDQQVTQEICDRIFNTSKLTSGKPLVLFVKGTNFQIQVWRGLLKIPFGSITTYKGLSKAIGHPNAVRAVGNALGNNPIGYLIPCHRVIRESGDMGGYRWGIERKTTIIGWEATQANS, from the coding sequence ATGACCAACATAAATCCGATAAAAGAATTAAGTGTCTACAGTAGTGAGGACTATGAGCGAATTGCCCAAGCGATCGCATTTATGCGAGAAAATCATCTAAGTCAACCCGATTTGGCTACTGTAGCTCAGTATGTGCATTTGGGCGAATACCACTTTCAACGGTTATTTACAAGGTGGGCAGGTATCAGCCCAAAACGATTTTTGCAATATCTCACAGTTGAATATGCAAAATCGAAAATTGCCCAAACAAAAAGCCTTTTAGATTTAACGTTGGATGTAGGTTTATCTAGTCCGGGGCGTTTACACGATTTATTTGTCAATTTAGAAGCTATGTCGCCTGGTGAATTTAAGTCAGGAGGGGTTGGTTTACAAATTTACTATGGCATTCACGACACGACTTTTGGAAAATCTCTAATTGCTACAACATCTCGTGGTATCTGTAATCTGCATTTCTTAGATGTGATGAATGCAGAAAATGCTGAACAAATTCTTCATCAGGAGTGGACAAAAGCTGATATTGTTCGTGATCAGCAAGTAACTCAAGAAATTTGCGATCGCATTTTTAATACTTCTAAATTAACTAGCGGTAAACCTTTAGTTTTATTTGTTAAAGGAACTAACTTTCAAATTCAAGTCTGGCGTGGGCTGCTAAAAATACCATTCGGGAGCATCACAACTTACAAAGGTTTATCTAAAGCAATTGGTCACCCAAATGCTGTCAGAGCAGTGGGTAATGCATTAGGTAATAATCCCATTGGTTACTTAATTCCATGTCATCGGGTGATTCGTGAATCAGGCGATATGGGTGGTTATCGCTGGGGGATAGAGCGTAAAACTACTATTATTGGCTGGGAAGCCACTCAGGCTAATTCGTAA